The genomic DNA aaggagcTACTGCAGTCAAAAATGAACTGGCCAAACACGAACCATCggtaacatttatttttgagtAACGGGACTCAAAGAGCACATTCTCCAATGTCGGATCGCACGGATGTACATAAGGAATCTTTGAGCTGAACAGTGGAGGTAAACTCCTTATAGAGGTTCTAGCATGTCCACTGCATTGGCTTTAGTCAGGAGGGAACAGCGGTGAGGAGAGCACATACTTGGGGGTGGCGGCCTTTGCCAGAGTGCCGGTCTTACTGCGGGGGGCGGGCTGGGGGGTGAGGTGTTGTTTAGGGGCGGGGCCAGACGCCACGCGGGTTACCCTGGAGGGCAGACTGCTGGACCTGGGTCTGGCCTGTACcactgtgagagggagagggtagAAAAAAATTTACACACAGGTCTTCTTTCCAAATGAAGCCTGTTTGGGTTTTCCCAACCCCTACTGTAACTGTAGTCATGAGAGGGGTACCTTGGCTCGACTGTTTGGTTTTGGAAGCTGGTTCTGCActcttctccttcactctttgCTCCAGTTGGAGCCTGAGATCCTCCTGCACACGGGTATACTCTGGGATCTCCCTGGCAACCGTTCGCCTTGCCGACAACACCTTGGCCATCGCGGTCTTGTACGTCCCTTTGGCCAGCCCATTGACTccctacaaaaaaaatcaatccaccAACCAGTAATTTATAGTCTAACAACGTTTTCTGTCTGAttgaataattaaacaaaacaaacaaacaaacaagcaaacaaaaaaaccagaaTATTCGCAAGCAAATTGGAGGCATGACATTCAAGACAAGCCCTAAACGTTTTGCATTTGGCTGAATGCATAGCATGTAACTTGTACAGAGGGTTAAATTCTGCAACGCttactgcctttttttcccactgtacTCGAAAGAAAACAGCTACAGCTGAACTCTTGCTGCACCGTGTGCCAAGTTACTGTATACCATTTTagtcaaagaaaacagagtCCTCTGAATATGAAGGAGACAAACTGGAGTTCTGGTTCTTACCGGCTGGACCCCTAGCGAGAGCAGCTTGTCCTGGAGGTTCTGTTGGACCACCTGTCGCATGTCCCTCCTCAGGCCCGGTTTCTTCATCAGCTGCTCTAACTCCTGCTGCCGGACCTTAGTCTGTTTCTCAGAGACGCTGGAGGAGTCTGGAGACAGAGTGGACCCGAGAGTCAAACACAACGCAGCCACTACCTCTCTCACACGACTGTTCTGTTCACCTCACGAAACTGTTCTGTCAAGGATGTTTTGATTAAAAGTAACTTCTCTATAGTGGTCTTAAGCATCTTCAGTTCTCTCTAGTTGTCTTCTCTTAAGAACGACATCCGTCACCATGCTCTATTCTCCCTcacatgctctgtctctcatctcgcTCTGCGTCTCCCTCACAAGCttcaccgacacacacacacacacacacacacacacacacacacacacacacacacacacacacacgctcagtgACGCGACGCAGCAGGTGCTCAGCGAAGCGTGCCAGTCCTCGCGtcgtgcatgtgcacatgcatgcatgcattgcCACAGACACTAACCAAGTCTAGTTTCATTTacctctttcctcctctgacAGCTCCACTATTGGATCCAGTTTATGGACCGAGCTGGACTGTTCTAACAGGACAGCACGAAGGGGAGGCAAGAGTGCAGAGAAGGGGGTGTTAGGGGGCGTGGACTGACGGGAGTGGGGGTAAACCAGGACACTGCTAAAGCACAGATTTAGGCTATGGAGCGCTTTCAACGGTTCACAGCAACAACACGGAGATAATAAACATCAGTGCTCTTAGTAAAACCTATACACGTGGCAAAATGATGCACGCCTCCAATGCCTTATTTTTGTGCTTGTGAAAACATTACTGGCTTTCAAAGTGCTTCATAAATGTCAGATGTGATACAGACACGTAATCTGCATGTTAGAAAGGAGTCATAAGCTTAATATGCCGTGAAACACGTACATTTTACAGTGACAGAATGCAAACATAATACCTGTGAAAAAATATGGGAAATAtggttaacaaaaaaaaaaaaacaaaacaaaaaaaggaaaacttgaAATGCTCTTGGATACTACTCATAAAACTACTCTTTCTAATTGTTCTCTTTCCTACTCAATCTTTTCCTAAATATTTTAGTCATTAGTATGTTagtcattatcattatcaagtgTAAATGTcgcaaaaaaaaaggtcaaacacTGACAAAGCCCTGATTTGGTCTCATGTCCTGTTGTTATAAACTGAGACTGTGATAAactgtatcagtgtgtgcagCCAGGGGCGtctggggtgtgggggggtgtgggggggggggacacttACCACACACCACCATCTGTGGTTTAGGCTCTGGAGCAGCTGGAACTGGAGCTGCAACTGATGATACAGTacgaaacacaacacaggaggATTCatcaaaagtaaataaatacataaataaataaaaataaagacagagagaaaaaaaaaaatgacagagagaggaaagaaattaACATGCAAAAATTCAATCCATCAGTAATCATGGTGCATTGTTTGTCAATGAGGACTGTGAGGTTCAGTGCTTGGCCTACCTTCACGCTGCACGACTATGGTGGGAGGATTTAAGGAGATGTGCTTCATCTGTTAAAACAAGCACAGACAAACGATTCCTCCTTCAgccacataaaataaataaccaaatcaaaaacagaaataccaCGACATCTGCTTTAAATTCTCAAATTTGTCCATGATATTTCTATTACACACTCAACAATGGACAGTTTTGTACAACATGTAAGAGCATAAAAACTCCTGTCCAGTGCTTGTCccagacaacagacagaaaaagaaaagagaaaatgaagcgAAATGATGTTTCTTTCCGGGTCTTTCTGAAAGAGAAGGCAAAGCCACGCGAGTACAGCGACGGCTCTATCTCTCTCCGGTCCTAACACGAGGAAACCCTAATCCAGGAAATCCTGAATGTGTGTCAGACTTCCTGCGCCGGCCTCTCGCACTGACCTGACTGTTTTGGGAGGCTATgatctctccctgctccttcAGCTTGAGGTCCAGGTCCTTGACCTGCCTCCGCGCCTCGTCCATCTCCTCCAAAAACGAGGAGCGCAGCTGGGACATTTCATTCCGGAGCTGTGAGGAACACAGGGAGGGCGGAGGTACAGCCGGTAACGAAAACACAATTTTGATCAAGTTTCGAACAATGTTTACTTTGTATCTTTCTCAGGTAGAGTGTGACAATAGCCTACTAATCTGTGAATTTCTTGACCCCCCTTCCCTGCCCCACCCACCCTTCAAATATTCACTAATTCAGACAAatgtggaaaaacagacaaaaaaatctattacagcaataataacattttttgtatttttccccATAGAAGGTATATAGTATCATAAGGACACACTGTTGTTTTCCTTCTCAGTCTGAATGTACGAATCGTTTGCCCCTGTGTAAGAGCGCCTGCACTTAACTGTAATAACGTGGAGTGTCGACCAAAAACAATCCCAGCACTCCTCACCTGATTCTTTTCAACCTCATGctcctctttcactttctgCATTTTCGTCACCCACTTCTCCTCCTGTgagaacacagccacagacatcGGTCATGTTACATCTCTCTGACGATTAGCCtctaaactctttttttcccccctcctctccatgCTCAGGCCTGCGGTGGCGAACTTTACCTGTTTCTGGAATTTCTGCTGGAGTTTGATGACCTCTTGCTGATGTTGCGTCTCGGTAACCTTCGCGGTTCCGTCCTGCATAGCAAGAATTCTTTCCTCCAATTTACGGTTAGCTTCCTGGACCTTTGACAGttgctgcagacagacagacagacacacacactgcttcagcATAAACCAAATGTAGAAGATGGCTAATTTCAGATCCCTGAGTGTTCTTTTCACTAAattgtaaatctctgtgatcgtccacacacacacactgtgaacagtgagcagcgaatttgtcctctgcatttaacccatccaacacaccggtagtgaacacacacacaccagacacaggagcagcaTGGGTTAAGGGTACGCAGCTGTGAATGTCATttctgggaatcaaaccggcaaccttTCGATCAtgagcccagttctctaacctctagaccacagctACCCGTTATTtagcttccccccccccctcccatccctgtgtctttgctgtgtcgtctctctctgcagtgtttgcAGCCTCACCTTTTCCAGGTTGAGGTTCCTCTTGTGCAGTGAGTCTGCCTCCTGGTGACAGGACTCTCTGAAGTCATCCATTTGCCTGTTGAGTCTGACTCTCTCATCTTCTTTCCAAATCTCCAGCTGCTTCATAAACTCCTCCTGTTTCTGTCCAAGGTCTTTCTCCTGACAGACAGAGCATTAAAAAGAAATAGTTTTAAAGCTTTCCGAAAACTTCTCAAAGGGATTTATCACCGAGTACACAACAGCAGTGCCAATTAACAAGGCTGCGAAAGTAACCAGAAACTTCTAGAAATATCTAAAGGATAGAGGTAAGCATCTCAAATCTACTGGATAAAACCTCTTAAAATCATGTACATTCATATGTACCACATTTGAATTAAACCATCCAATAAAGAGCTGTAATGTAAAGCTTGGATAGAGCACTTAGGACTAAAGACATAAGAACAAAGTTGTTCAAAAGGGTTTATCCACATGTGGTTTCACTGGCAAAACCAGCATGAAAACCACTCTGACATGCTTCTGTACTGGTTGGTGATTAAATGTTTCACTTAAATTGTAGCTAAAGGGCAGCTCATAGATTCTGAACAGGaggtctgtgttttctctgtaagAGAGGTACTTCACATTGAAAGAGATTGGCGTACTGTACAAGTGCAAAACCCATAAGCTGCAGTTCACGCGCACAAAAACGCGCAtggatgcgcacacacacacacacacacacacacacacatacacacacacacatacacacatacagaccctCTCAAACACAACTGCACGCACACAAGCAAGTATGTTTGGATCTGACAGTGTACACCATGGAAGCATCCCACTGTAGCGTCTTTCGCGTTTCTCGTGTTTTTCAGGTGTCACGCGTGCAGCACCCGTTCTGACCTGAGACAGTTTGTTCATGTACACCTGCTGCTGGGTCTCCAGCTGTGACCTGGTCAGGGTCAGCTGCTCCTTCAGTTTATTAATCTCCTCCTGAAACTTCATGGACTGCAGCTTCTTCTGGTTATCAGTCATCAGCTCTGAGGGCAGACGGCCAATGAGAGACGAGACCGTGGCAAACAGGAAGTACATCCGTGTTTATGTGTAATTAGGGGAGTCAGTACTCACTGATGTCGTACTCCTCCGGGTGTCTGCGTTGCATGTGACTCTGAAGGAAGGACGAATTCATGAAAGCTTTGTCACAATGCTGGCACTGTAagacaaaaacaatatttcactgtaaacaaaccCATGTTCATTTATGCATTTTAACTTATCTTGGAACTTTTAAGGTGAACACAGGACTCTTTGTACTTCCATAACATAGTCAGGTTAACATGGCTTATACAGTTTTTCTATTCCAAGCAAACAATTACCTAAATTCCCcacctaacaaacaaacaaacaaacaaacaaataaataaaaataacatttcttaTTCTCTCAGATAAAACCATCATTACTCACAAAACTAGTCACAATTAGTAACACAGGTAAACAACTGCAACGCATAAATCACAACATGCTCAACATTGTTATTAGCATACCACGCATTTTTAATGCGTTGCTTTCATCAAATAAACGTAAGGCAATGACGTTACGGGACACATGACAACACTGGGCCTggtgagaggaaaaacagagtaaTGTCCGATAAAATGGCACATTATTCAAAATACGTATAAAGAGTAAAATATGTCCACTGATTTCTACACTGTTCTATATTGTTTTGCATCGTATACATAAAGGAAAAACCGGGGTAGGGGAGAAATATCCGTTTGGGGAATTAATGATGAAAGCTAATCAGGTTATACGCAATATCTTCAATTCTGCAATACTGTCGGAACGCTGGTATGTGTATAAACAATGCCTCGGGAGTTTTAttcagaaagaaggaaaagtgATGCTGAAACCTAAGACGAAAAGGAGGCCATCATGTCAACCAAACGTTAGCAAAGCAACCAAGTAACACTGCATTAGCAAACAGCCATCACTCCTAAGCAGCACGTGGGAGGAGAATCCAGTCTGTCGGAGGTGCGAGATTCCTTGGaaagttgccatggaaacccaCTGCACAAATCGTTAGCGGTGTCTCCTCCTCGCTTATCGTCAGCGTGTTCGCTCGAGTCATCCGGGGAAGTGACAGGGCAGCACGAGAACCTAGATGTTGCGAATCATACGCCACATTTAACCTTCGAACCGAGCGACTCCTTATCTCATTCAAATTTAACCATGTTGTCACTGATACATTCTTCcagcattctgtgtgtgtgagtgtgtgtgtgtgtgccagaaaCACAGCGGAGCGTGATCTTTGCGCTGTTTGCCAGGCTGTCTCCATAAGGCACCCCTTGTGTGACATAATTGCATTGGTGGTCGGTGATAACTTCCCAAATCATCTGTGAAATTGAATTAGCTCGTGCGAAGACAGcaggcagataaaaaaaatcctccgGGCTCCGTTCATTGCTTCACTGGCAGGTGTTAGTAAGAGTGATGTTTGCACAATAACGACACGTTTCCTTAAAAAGACTGCACTGCGGCGATTTTTAAACCAAATTAACTGAGCGAATTCGAATAAGGCTCGTCCAAACTCTGACGTTTCATACAGTGCAAAATACAGTGACGCGTGTGTTGCTTTCAttatttattgttctgtttGGCTTTATGCTCAGTGAGTCAGCGTTTCGGTTTCTGAGATAATGATCCGTAGCTCTCTATCAGATGCCGCATGTGGCATGCTATTAATTATTGAGCTGCGAGAGGCAGTGTCATTTTAAGTGTCGCTGCTAACCAAGCCTAGCGTTCACCTAGCAACCTCAATCTGTCTCAATATAAGATACTGAGGGTTGCCGTGGCAACAAGCAGCTGCGGTCAAGAGTGGCGTGATCTgcttctagaaaaaaaaacagtagccTTATCTTTAACGGCGAAACATTAAGAGAAAACCATCACGCAGAGCTATGAATGCATGGCGCTAGCAGCTTATTAAAGAGCCAGTTCATTAGAAACactggaggggggagggaaacaagtgtctttgttttgtgtcgCTGCTTCCAAGGCTCTTTTATAAGTGGATTGGGAAAAGTCATTGTCACCAGCTGACACCATCTGCTTCACTCTAAACCCCGAATATTGagtcacaaaaaaacaaagcggCTAATCCAGACGGGAGACGCTAGATTAACAGGCCTGAATCTACATATATATCTCACAAATACACCGCTAATAGCTGTAGCTTCCGCCCTTTACGGGGTCAGCTTCAGATGTGTGTTGTCACGTCCATGCAAATGTGTCACCACTTGCGTTCTCTCTGGAGACAATAGTGGGGGTCGGGGgtggagatggagggggggggggggggtgtggggggtggagtATCTATGAATACTGTTAAttaacagcccccccccacacacacacacacgtgtctttATATCCTAACTAAATGGGATGGGATTTTGTATTTCCATATCTGTAACTACAGATTAATAATCCTAACCTTGAACACAACCTAAGTAAtaaactgtgaaatattttgcCCCTATCTGTTTCAACATTAAATGCAACAGctctaaaaaacaacaacaaacaaataaacaaacaaaccaaaaacaagttTTCCTAAAAGGGGTACCAGAAAACATCCCTAATCCATCCACTTTTTGCCAGATATTTGTTTTCTCACGGGGACATTTGGTCTACATGTTGCTACAAGGCACtcgaaccacacacacacacacacacacacacacacacacacacacatttatatatacactcCTACAAACAGGGTCACCACCAACCTTATGGTAGTTGGCCATTCCGGCACTGATCATCGCCTGCTGGGAGGcgatgatttttttcctctgtttcagctcctCCTTAAGTGTCTTGACCTCCTGACCCTGTTTCAGGAGCTGCGCCTGAAGCTGCTCCTTCTCCCGTACCTCCACCTGGATCCTCTCCTCAGATGCCTGCAGGCTGAGTGCCAGGCAGTCCTGGGAGTGGAGCAGGTACTCCACCGTCAGCTGGGCCAGTCGGAACAGCTTGAGCAGGGCCGGGTCGGCGGCGCTGTTGCATCTCGGGCATCGCTCGCCTTCCACGCTGCAGAAGGTCACGGCCGTGATGTGCTCCTGCAGCGTGTGGAAGTCCAGTTCGGCCGCCACGCGGTCCACATCCACCGCGCCGATCCGCCGCCAGTCCACGCTCTCCCGCCGGGCGCGGAACTTGAAAGGCGCTATCGTCATGGTGACGGGAGTGGAGGTAGAAGGTCCTGACATGGCAGAAGCCGGTCTGGGACCGGTCTGGCTGCCTGATGACGGCTGGCTCTGAGGGGAGTTCAGGAGGGAAGGGATCCCTGCTGAAGAATGGGTCCCCTGGGTGTCAGGCGGGTACGCGTAGTAAATGTTGTTGTAAAATGGCTGAAACAGAAGAGTGCAGGCAATTCCAGGTCAAAACAAGACGGAACACAGGCAGTTTATCATCCAATGAAATCAGTTTCAGAGGTCATATTTCAGTCATCAAGGTCACCAAAAAAATACCCCCACCAAACATATGCATGCTTACATACACGCAGATGAAAACCCATAGCTTCAAGCAAGAAGCGTTAGCCACGGCAAAGAGGAACAGCAACAGAATCAATCACTATGATCACGCTGCTAAGAAGCCACGATTTAAACGGagaccaaaaaaacatttcgTCGTCGATTAAGAACCACCTTATGGTTTCGATGCGTTGTCGAGGTAGTCTCCTTACCATCTTGCGTTATTATTCGgattcagataaaaaaaaaaaaacgacgcGGCACCGCGGTGCCTCCCCCTCTTCAAGCAGCAAGCAGAGACACCGAACCAGGGCGTCCTGTcagtcaccatggaaacaaacacatgctggGACGTAGGTCTacaggaaaaaggagaaatagaAACACATGAGCTTTCAAGCATTCAAAACAAACCTCCCCCCAGTTACCTTGATCTAGTGTAACATACGGAAGCTAAACCCCCTAAAATAACAACCCCGGCAAAATGTGTGTCTTTCGCATTGCCTTATCGGTTAACTCAGTGCACCTTCTGGAAATCTCTCGCTGTTACTACTTTAAATGTAAACAAGTAATTCCGAAAGCTAAAGCTAATTCGCTGCGTTGAGATATTGATATATCTGTACAAGGGAAATTAAAACACTGTCAAATTAAATGTAGTTTACTCGCTCTCCCTCTGATTTGACAAGCAAAATGGTAGACCTAATTCAGCTTCTAAGAGtttcaatgtttcattttgaaagacTATTTCATATCCCATAAAAACATTGGCCTATTCCTACAGTATAGCATTTTAACGGTAACAGGTTTAACCCTGAATTCTAACTGCGGTAATTTCGATTTCCAGATTTAGAATTAAGTTTAATTTTCAACTCATACAATAGTTATCCCCAGTTATCCTAGAAACCGATGTCTGGGTAATGTTTCCAAGATCACGCATTTAGCTTAATTTGAATCTAACACACCAACTTTACCTTTGCATGTTTGCAACCACTCAGACGTCTCCGAGTCAAATTACAGCGCCTTCTCACAACATCTCAAGTTGGGACAGGCTCTCTCGGTGAACAAAAGGAGAACACATGCATGCCGACTACTCTggcaagaggttttttttgacaaaatacTTTTAActtcagagaataaaaaaaagcttcGCTGTCTACATGACCTTTTATGGTTGTGGATTTAGTTTAGTCTTTCAAAAGTTAGCAAATTGCGTTATGAGAAAGTAACGGGCTCGGCTTGCTAGTCCCAACATTAGCTCAATTTAGGCTAAGGGTCTCagaaaaaatacttttaaaaaagagaagaaaacagtttaCTTTTAGCAGGAGAATTCCAAAATTCTTTAACATGAAGCGGAATGATCTGGAAGACTTCTACGACTCACCTCAGATTAGCCCTTTTTTTCTTGAGgtagaaaaaaacccacagattGGAACTTGGTGAAGTTCGAGATGTGGAGATGTGACGTAACGAGCTCCACATTCCAAAAGCTGCTCATCACAGTCTGTTGGAGCTGCGGCggcaggggagggggagggtaCTTGGAGCCGAATTGTGCAGAGATTTAGAGGGGTTCACTACACCGACCGCCTGCGTGCCTCGAGTCTAGATTGTCAACAAGCCGAATCTGCATGAGATGCAATTTATCTTTTATGCAAACGCAAGAAGCACGAAAAGGTCGTGTTGTATTGATGTCTCAAAATGCCAAATCTTAAAGTTCGTTGGCATCCATCCCGCATTTGACAAAGTTCACAAGTTACGCTGCCTACTGCGATTTTAAGTTTTACATGGCAACGACGAGGCATGAAAATCATTATTACGCTATTTCAATCGACACTCAAATGTTCTTAAACTGCGGTGGTTTGTGCAATAGTGAAGTTGTATATGTTGCAacgtttaaaatgattttctttagTGTATAGCGCCACCTAATGCTGCATAGAGTGCAATgcgttttcttctttttctgtgaccTGTGACGCAGACTTCTTTGAATATGAATAGATGGGTTATACTGACCGTTTCCAGAATGTCTGTTGAACTACGTCGTCTACTGAGAGCACTTTTCAAGTGATAATTCATTAAAACGTTGAAGTTGTTCTTGATACATGGTTTTCATTTCGCAATCTAAGCTGTTGAACACAATCACAAGTTAACGTCACAAACTACTTCATCTGCAAacgagagaaaacagaacacttAAACCACATTTAAAGGCAACCAATACTGTCCGATTTTATTCATGTAATTATTATTAACTggttgattgtttttgtttgtttttttagtgctCACTAGAGCATGCCTTTTAAGTCTTACACTGGATGGCTGTTACTAACTGAGGGCTGAAACACATATTTGTGgctatttaaaatgcaaaaacatgTCTAAAATGAACACTTGCTGAAAAGTGAGCTGTAAAGTGTGCAAACTGTAGATTAATCTTGGTGGATCTAATCTGACATTTGCAATTAAAACAAGGGCAACAATTATAAAACATACACTTATTAGGGTAATTCGACACTTACATCAAATTGCCATGATCTGATTGTCAACGATGTGGTTTAATTCCCAAAGTGTAGCACCTGCTGATACGTATTATTTGAATGAACATGTTTTACCCGAACCCTTTATTATCAAAACCACCACCTGACACATCACTTTATTAatttagctaaaaaaaaaaccacaggacCAGTTCAAGTTAACTATTACTCTGAGTCCCGTTCGGTGGGGCTGCACAGAGCTTTGACTAACTGCACTGGGATCAGAACTGTGTGGGAAATCAGAATGCCCTGTGTGCACTCACACAACTCCTGTTTTAAAGCCTGTGAACAGCGATGTGTATCTCTGTGGGGCCGTTTTGCTGTTACAGCAGTCTCGGTGGTGCAGCTCCATGACAGAATGAGAAACTCTGTTGTTTGTACAACCCAAGCAGACAAGGCAGTAAGCAGCACAAGAACTGTCCATGTAACATCGCAAACAAGCCCAGAGTGATGGGGGAGTGCTAAAGTCttgtatttgtctctgtgtgtctatgtctgtgtgtctgtgtgaatatgcattatttaaatattcacacATCTCCTTTATAGGAACCGTACAATGTCATATGCTACAAAACACGATCAAGCAGTTAACAGGGCCAGAATGTGGCTTAATCCCTAACACAGTTTTCTGGATACGCAGTACTTTTAGGTTATTACATGGTTATGACTGATGATATGTGTACTGTTTTACATCTGCCTTAGGCTCTTAGAGCATTCCACAGCATGTGTATGCTTGGTTGTCTGTATTGAGAGATATACAGTCACAGAACCACAGGGTCTATTGAGGCTGTGtagagtgtgtcagtgatgtagTCATGCCTGCATGCCTCTGCCTATAGTCcatccatttgttttctctctactTCCAATACCTTTGATTTCTTACCCTTGCCCTTACCCAAAGcagacagccagacacacagagggatggGCAGGAAGACTGGTTggttgattgactgactgactgactga from Chanos chanos chromosome 8, fChaCha1.1, whole genome shotgun sequence includes the following:
- the dzip1 gene encoding cilium assembly protein DZIP1, which gives rise to MSPVRSVNDIDEIAATESLGQGLTTLEAQSAVCLYPTPGHLAPAGPANPGKTLPLLPHVPSPSPAAAAPTDCDEQLLECGARYVTSPHLELHQPFYNNIYYAYPPDTQGTHSSAGIPSLLNSPQSQPSSGSQTGPRPASAMSGPSTSTPVTMTIAPFKFRARRESVDWRRIGAVDVDRVAAELDFHTLQEHITAVTFCSVEGERCPRCNSAADPALLKLFRLAQLTVEYLLHSQDCLALSLQASEERIQVEVREKEQLQAQLLKQGQEVKTLKEELKQRKKIIASQQAMISAGMANYHKCQHCDKAFMNSSFLQSHMQRRHPEEYDIKLMTDNQKKLQSMKFQEEINKLKEQLTLTRSQLETQQQVYMNKLSQEKDLGQKQEEFMKQLEIWKEDERVRLNRQMDDFRESCHQEADSLHKRNLNLEKQLSKVQEANRKLEERILAMQDGTAKVTETQHQQEVIKLQQKFQKQEEKWVTKMQKVKEEHEVEKNQLRNEMSQLRSSFLEEMDEARRQVKDLDLKLKEQGEIIASQNSQMKHISLNPPTIVVQREGRPTPVPAAPEPKPQMVVCEQSSSVHKLDPIVELSEEERDSSSVSEKQTKVRQQELEQLMKKPGLRRDMRQVVQQNLQDKLLSLGVQPGVNGLAKGTYKTAMAKVLSARRTVAREIPEYTRVQEDLRLQLEQRVKEKSAEPASKTKQSSQVVQARPRSSSLPSRVTRVASGPAPKQHLTPQPAPRSKTGTLAKAATPKTPPFSSDEDSEEEEEEEEDESDEEELPQRHKAPQSKLPQTKTTKVKSQPATPPRHTVPQATSTPHATRQHHPTAHRTSTARHTTTQRPPAPQPASPAGAAVRTAVVAVESDGEWTEGSEMEELQQLRKHRDLNGNVERNVHDTVVKNLTRSLEKQLEERGPKKPAGGVNTVPIKKDAVKELRHSGMNENDDDDDDDDDWDISSLEDVPAIPKPSQSPGPVKKSLDKSLDTSTSVWGSSTGKGQKPGLTEAGTGSTLKSSLVSVSDWSDSDEI